The following nucleotide sequence is from Calditerricola satsumensis.
TGCGAGGCCCAGCGGCGCGGGCCGCGGTGGAGCGGGCTCTGGAACCGCTTCAAGGCTCGGGCATCGACACGCTCATCCTGGGCTGCACGCACTACCCCCTGTTGCAGCCGGTGATCCAGGACGTTCTGGGGGACGGCGTGACGCTCATCAACTCGGCGGAGGAGACCGCGCGCGAGATCAGCGCCATTCTCGCCCACCGCGGGCTCTTGGCCGAGAACGTGCCCGCAGACGACGGGCACCGCTTTTTCACCTCGGGAGACGCGGCGCTGTTTCGCCGCATTGCGGAAGAGTGGTTCGGGTTTCCCGTTGACGTGCGGCACACGTCACCCTCGATGAGCCTGGCGCGCTCGCCGGCATAACGGTGCTGGGGATGCGGAACGGGCCGGACAACGGAGGCATATTTCCGTCCCGCAGGCTCGTATACATGGGAGTAACCAAGCCTGCGAGGAGGGAACGCCATGGTTCGTTTCCGCACGAAGGGGGGCGTTGTGGCCGCCGTACTTGCCATCCTGATGCTGGTTGTGGCCGGATGCGGCCTGTTCGGCCCCAATGAATCGTCTGCGCCCATCGATCCACCGCCAAATCCTCAGGGAAACGGCGATAACGAGGTAAGCCCCGATCCGCCCGTGGGGGAAGGCGCGACGCCGGCGGCGGGCGAGATCACCCAAGTGGTGTACCTGAAGAGCCCGGAAGGCTACATCGTTCCGTGGGCGCTCCGCTTGCCCAAGCCGGAGGGGAACGAGTACGCCAAGCAGGTGCTGACCTACATGGTGAAGGGCGGCCCGGTCGAGGCGCTTCTGCCTGAAGGTTTCTCGGCCGTCCTGCCGGAAGGGACGAAGGTGCTCGGGCTGTCGATTAAGGACGGCGTGGCCACTGTGGATTTCTCGAAGGAATTTGCCAAATATCCGCCGGAGGATGAGCGCAAAATTCTGGAGGCTGTCACCTGGACGCTCACCGAGTTTGACAACGTCCAGCGCGTGGTCATCTGGCTTGAGGGCAAGCCGCTGAACGTCATGCCGGTGGGCGGAACGCCGGTCAACGCCCCGCTCAGCCGCGCCGACGGCATCAATCTGGAGCTGGCCGACAACGTGGAGCCGGGGCGCGCGTCCTACGTTACCCTCTACTTCCAGGCCGACACCCCGTCGGGCAAGGGGTCGTACTTCGTACCGATCACGCGCGGCATCCCCCGCACGGAGGATTTGGCGCGCGCTACGCTGGAGCAGCTGATTCTCGGGCCGCGCCAGGAGTCGGGCTTGTACAGCGCCCTGCTTCCCTCCACGCGCGTTCTCGGGGTCCATGTGGACAAAGGGGTGGCCGTGGCCAACTTTGACGACAAGTTGCTCGCCTTCAGCGAGAAGGGGGCGTCACCCGAGGCGATCCAGTCCATCGTGCTGTCGCTGACGGAAACGACCGGGGCCCAGCAGGTGCTCATCCAGGTGAACGGCAAGAGCGCGGGGGTTAAGGCGGCGGCGATGGACCTGTCGAAGCCGGTGGCCCGTCCGGCGATGGTCAACCCGTTGACGACCGAAACTCGATGAAGCGTTCCTGCGTAAGGACGAAAGGCCGCAA
It contains:
- a CDS encoding GerMN domain-containing protein, which translates into the protein MVRFRTKGGVVAAVLAILMLVVAGCGLFGPNESSAPIDPPPNPQGNGDNEVSPDPPVGEGATPAAGEITQVVYLKSPEGYIVPWALRLPKPEGNEYAKQVLTYMVKGGPVEALLPEGFSAVLPEGTKVLGLSIKDGVATVDFSKEFAKYPPEDERKILEAVTWTLTEFDNVQRVVIWLEGKPLNVMPVGGTPVNAPLSRADGINLELADNVEPGRASYVTLYFQADTPSGKGSYFVPITRGIPRTEDLARATLEQLILGPRQESGLYSALLPSTRVLGVHVDKGVAVANFDDKLLAFSEKGASPEAIQSIVLSLTETTGAQQVLIQVNGKSAGVKAAAMDLSKPVARPAMVNPLTTETR